From one Cyanobacterium stanieri PCC 7202 genomic stretch:
- a CDS encoding UDP-N-acetylmuramoylalanine--D-glutamate ligase (PFAM: Mur ligase family, glutamate ligase domain; Mur ligase middle domain~TIGRFAM: UDP-N-acetylmuramoylalanine--D-glutamate ligase~COGs: COG0771 UDP-N-acetylmuramoylalanine-D-glutamate ligase~InterPro IPR005762:IPR013221:IPR004101~KEGG: cyc:PCC7424_5165 UDP-N-acetylmuramoyl-L-alanyl-D-glutamate synthetase~PFAM: Mur ligase middle domain protein; cytoplasmic peptidoglycan synthetase domain protein~SPTR: UDP-N-acetylmuramoylalanine--D-glutamate ligase;~TIGRFAM: UDP-N-acetylmuramoylalanine/D-glutamate ligase), with product MGKVEIIGLGKSGIGAAKLLKKVGKDVTIYDARESDSFRQIKEDLAQENINVELGKNLPLNPDNLPELVVVSPGVPWNIPILEEARAKGVMTIGEMELAWRYLNTSPWIGITGTNGKTTTTALIEAMLKAGNIKTSACGNIGYAASELALESLDNPPEWVVAEISSYQIESSRDLAPKIGIWTTFTPDHLERHKTLNNYCFIKASLLERSEAKIFNGDDPYIYNMGLERTWKNSYWTSVKGKDFLIGDESRGVFLQDSWIVAFGELIAPISLFKMVGSHNQQNLLLAVAAAKLAGVSKSAIAHTITSFSGVPHRLELVKTINGVDYINDSKATNYDAAQVGLESVKSPVILIAGGQAKEGDNQAWINVIKQKCKAVLLIGEASDLFASSLEKEGFNYYYKVGDMGNALTKAQQLAQENCASVVLLSPACASFDQYNSFEERGEDFRNLVLELRE from the coding sequence ATGGGAAAAGTAGAGATTATTGGTTTGGGAAAATCAGGCATTGGGGCGGCAAAGTTACTCAAAAAAGTAGGTAAAGATGTAACCATATATGATGCCCGAGAATCCGATAGTTTTCGTCAAATAAAAGAGGATTTAGCCCAAGAAAATATTAATGTAGAATTGGGAAAAAATCTTCCCCTAAACCCTGATAATCTTCCTGAGTTGGTGGTAGTGAGTCCGGGAGTACCTTGGAATATTCCTATTCTCGAGGAAGCTAGAGCCAAAGGAGTTATGACTATCGGTGAGATGGAATTGGCGTGGCGTTATTTAAATACTTCTCCTTGGATTGGGATCACGGGTACTAATGGCAAGACAACCACCACGGCATTAATTGAAGCGATGTTAAAGGCAGGAAATATCAAAACCTCTGCCTGTGGTAACATTGGTTATGCCGCTTCTGAGTTGGCGTTGGAGTCTTTGGATAATCCCCCAGAGTGGGTGGTGGCAGAAATAAGCAGTTATCAAATTGAATCGAGCCGTGATTTAGCCCCCAAAATAGGTATATGGACGACTTTTACTCCTGATCACTTGGAGCGTCATAAAACCCTCAATAATTATTGTTTTATTAAAGCGAGTCTTTTGGAGCGTTCTGAGGCGAAAATTTTTAATGGGGATGATCCTTATATATATAATATGGGATTGGAAAGGACTTGGAAAAATTCCTATTGGACGAGCGTAAAAGGCAAAGATTTTTTAATCGGTGATGAAAGTAGGGGTGTTTTTCTCCAGGATAGTTGGATTGTGGCTTTTGGTGAATTAATTGCTCCTATTTCTTTATTTAAAATGGTTGGTTCTCATAATCAACAAAATTTGCTGTTGGCGGTGGCGGCTGCTAAATTAGCAGGGGTTAGTAAAAGTGCGATCGCCCATACCATTACCTCTTTTTCTGGAGTACCCCATCGTTTAGAGTTGGTAAAAACTATCAACGGAGTAGATTATATTAATGATAGTAAAGCCACTAACTATGATGCCGCCCAAGTAGGTTTAGAATCGGTAAAATCCCCTGTGATTCTCATTGCAGGAGGACAAGCGAAGGAAGGAGATAATCAGGCTTGGATAAATGTCATCAAGCAGAAATGTAAAGCTGTATTGTTAATCGGTGAAGCCTCAGATTTATTTGCCTCTAGTCTGGAAAAGGAAGGTTTTAACTATTACTATAAGGTGGGAGATATGGGTAATGCTTTGACCAAAGCCCAACAATTAGCCCAAGAAAATTGTGCCAGTGTAGTATTACTTTCTCCAGCCTGTGCTAGTTTTGATCAATATAACAGTTTTGAGGAACGGGGAGAAGATTTCCGTAATTTGGTACTAGAATTGCGCGAATAA
- a CDS encoding RDD domain containing protein (PFAM: RDD family~InterPro IPR010432~KEGG: cyt:cce_4749 hypothetical protein~PFAM: RDD domain containing protein~SPTR: RDD domain containing protein) — protein MYEEQSLMRTKRKAPAERRAYAFLVDFILVWLISSLVTNVFAEFLIFVLLWLVLRVIVVDKNHGQSLGRWAFDLKVIDAELNRRPSLLNLAKREGIISIVSFLAMIGLKINFRNFLSLLLFLTPIIVDGFTALTDEDYNQAFHDRISNTIIIQTRRGYSLDLRIKKWIKEAQRTWQKNRKKVK, from the coding sequence ATGTACGAAGAACAATCCCTGATGAGGACAAAACGTAAAGCACCAGCAGAAAGAAGAGCTTATGCTTTTTTAGTGGATTTTATCTTGGTTTGGTTGATTTCTTCTCTGGTTACTAATGTCTTTGCGGAATTTCTGATTTTTGTTTTGCTATGGCTAGTATTAAGAGTGATTGTGGTTGATAAAAATCATGGGCAAAGTTTGGGGCGATGGGCTTTTGATTTGAAAGTAATTGATGCGGAGTTAAATCGTCGCCCATCTCTTCTTAATTTGGCAAAAAGAGAGGGAATTATTAGTATTGTCTCATTTTTGGCAATGATTGGATTAAAAATCAATTTTCGTAATTTTCTTTCTCTATTATTGTTTTTAACTCCCATCATTGTCGATGGTTTTACTGCCCTTACCGATGAAGACTATAATCAAGCATTTCACGATCGCATTTCTAACACCATAATAATACAAACAAGAAGAGGATATTCCCTTGATTTAAGAATAAAAAAATGGATAAAAGAAGCTCAAAGGACATGGCAGAAAAATAGAAAAAAGGTGAAATAA
- a CDS encoding cytochrome c class I (PFAM: Cytochrome c~InterPro IPR003088:IPR009056:IPR008168~KEGG: ava:Ava_1200 cytochrome c6~PFAM: cytochrome c class I~SPTR: Cytochrome c6) translates to MNKILSLILLLITLLSFSFTSPVLAADVAQGGAIFSANCASCHLGGRNVVNAAKTLQKEDLEKYDMYSLEKIVSQVTNGKAAMPSFKGRLDAQQIEDVASYVLAQAEKGWN, encoded by the coding sequence ATGAACAAAATTTTAAGCCTAATCTTACTACTAATTACCTTACTTAGTTTTTCCTTTACCAGTCCTGTCCTCGCCGCAGATGTTGCCCAAGGAGGAGCTATTTTCTCTGCTAACTGTGCATCTTGTCATTTGGGTGGTAGAAATGTGGTTAATGCTGCCAAAACCCTTCAAAAAGAAGACCTCGAAAAGTATGATATGTATTCCTTAGAAAAAATTGTCTCTCAAGTAACTAATGGAAAAGCAGCGATGCCTTCTTTTAAAGGACGTTTGGATGCCCAGCAAATAGAGGATGTAGCCAGTTATGTTTTAGCCCAGGCAGAAAAAGGCTGGAACTAG